Within the Staphylococcus argenteus genome, the region TTTTGATTTAACGCTATTAGCTAGAAATAAAGCAAAATTACCTGAATATGATTCAAATAGAGTGACAATCATTGAAGGTGATGCGACAGATAAAAATACCGTTGCTAATGCTTTAGATAATGTAGATACTGTGTTTGTTAGTTCTACTGGAGAAACTTTAGGAGCCCAAGCTAAGACTGTTATAGAGTCAATGGATGACAACGGTACGAAACGCTTAATTTTCGTCACTTCCCTAAATACACTCCATGAAGTTCCATGTAAATTCGGGGAATGGAATGATGAAAATATCGGTCCTTATCTCGCACCGTTTAGAGAAGCTACTGAAGCAATCGAAAGTTCAGACTTAGACTATACAATATTCAGACCGGCTTGGTTAACGAATTATGACGAGATTGATTATGAAGTAACACAACGAGATGAACCTTTTAAAGGGACTGAAGTGTCTCGTAAAAGTGTGGCAGATTTAGCAGTTAAAATTTCTCAAGATCCTAAACTTCATTCAAAAGAAAATATTGGATTAAACAAACCTAATACAGACGGCGATAAACCGAGCTGGATGTAATTAAAGGCTTTAATGCTTTCAAAATGAAGTTTTATTGTAAGAAAAAGCGAAAGGTGAGGAGTATTTGAAAATGACCCAACCTAAAATTATTGTGCATATGACCCAATCTATCAATGGTAACATTACTGGCCCATATCATGAAGCTGCTGGCAATGGCTTATTAAAAGCTTACGAGTCAACAAATCAGCAATTTGAGTCAAACGCTTTGATATTAGGTCGTAAAACGATTGAAGAAGCATTTGCCAATAATGAAATGCCAACATTACCTGCAAATCCAGAAAAATATTCACGTAAAGAAGATTTTGTGGCTGATACAGAGTTAACACATTTTGTTATCTCGATTGATCCTTCTGGGAAGGCAGCATGGACACAGAACTATATTCAATATAATGACCGACCTGAAATGCATGTGATTGAAGTGATATCAGAACAAGTTTCAGATGCATATTTAGAACATTTAAGAAATTTAGGTATTTCATATGTCTTTGGTGGCGAAAATTCTGAATTAGATTTGAAGTTAGTTGTATCTAAATTGAACAGCTTATTTAATCTTGAAACGATGACATTGTCAGGTGGTGGTGGTATTAACTGGTCATTCTTTCAACAAGACCTTGTTGATGAAGTGAGTGTTGTTATAGCACCAGTTGTCGATGATCACTATAATAGACCCAATATGTTTGATAATAATAACCCTAATCGTTCTCATGTTCCTGAAGCTTTTACAATTAAACAGCTTGAGCAGTTAGAGGACGATGTCATCTGGATTCATTACACTAGATAAAGGAGTTTTTAATGATGGCATACACATTAATTACAGGAGCAAGTTCAGGTATTGGTTATGCGGCAGCATTGAAATTTGCTGAGAAACAGCATGACTTAATATTAGTAGCGCGTAATGAAGATAAATTAAATGATTTGAAAGAAAAAATTAAAGCGCAATATAACGTTGATGTTGTAGTAAAACCATTTGATTTGTCACAAGTTGATATGATTGAAGCATTTTACCAAACGATTCGTGAAAAATATGACTTATCGACATTAGTCAATAATGCTGGCTTTGGTGACTATGGACCAGTCTCCGAACTGGAACTACCAAAAACACAACAAATGTTACACCTTAATGTTGAAGCATTAACTATTTTATCAATGTTATTTGTTAAAGATTATGAATATACAGAAGGTACGCAAATTATCAATGTTTCTTCCGTAGGGGGCTATCTAATTGTCCCAGAAAACACAACTTATGTTGCTACAAAATTCTATGTAAGTGCCTTTACAGAAGGATTAGCACATCAATTAAAACAACGTGATGCTAAACTTCAAGCTAAGATTTTGGCACCAGCTAATACAGAATCTAAATTTGCTCAAGTAGCGTTAGATGCTAATGATTTTGACATGAGTCAGATTGAGAAATATCATACTGCAGATGAAATGGCAGAATTTATGACGCAATTATATGATAGTAGCAAGGTATTAGGAATCGTTAACTTTGATACATTTGAATTTGAATTACGCGATCCTCACTATCCATCTCAAAGTCTAGGATAATTACAAAGGAGAGAATAATAATGACAGTTAAAACAGAAAAAGTAACATTTACGTCTAATAATACAACAGTCGTAGGTATACTAAGAATACCAGAAAGTAATCAATCAAATTTACCTGCAATTGTATCTGTGCATCCAGTCAGTGGTTCAAAAGAACAAACTGCGGGCCTATACGCGGAAAAATTAGCGAATGAAGGCTTTGTAACATTAGCTTATGATGCTTCTCACCAAGGTGAAAGTGTGTCTGCGCCAGAATATGTAGAAAATCCTTACTATAGAGTAGAGGATGTACGTGCAGCTGTGGATTATCTAACAACATTAGATATTGTCGATAATGAGCGCATTGGTGCACTTGGTATCTGTGAAGGTGGTGGCTATGCCACAAGTGCGACGTTATCTGATCGTCGTATTAAAGCCTTAGGTACAGTAGTCGGCGTTAACTTTGGTAGATTTAGTAGAGAAAGTGATGTCACACCTGATGCAGCCATTCGAGACTTAGAAAAAATTGCAGAATTACGAACAGCTGAAGCAAATGGTTCAGAACCATATGTAACGCAATATATTCCGAATTCTCCAGAAGAATTAGCACAAACAGGTATTGATGAAATTGATGTCAAAGAAGCTGTAGACTATTACCGTACGCCAAGAGGCCAAAGTGAAAACTCACCAAATAAATGGCGTTACTCAGGTTCAGCAGCATTATATACATTTGATGCATTCTTTCCTGCAGAAAAATTATTAACACAACCAGTTCAAATTATTGCTGGTGATGTGCCTGGTGCATTTGGCTCTTATCGTGATGCTTATGATTTATATAATCGTGCACGTTCCACAGAAAAAGACCTGCATATCGTTAAAGGCGCGACACATTATGATTTATATGACCAACCGGAACAAGTTAATGAAGCGTTAAGTAAATTAGTACCATTTTATAATCAATATTTGTAAAAATAAATTATATACGAACTCCCACCGCTAGCCCCGGTGGGAGTTCTCATTTATCTAATAAATCCATTCTCATATAGTAAGTAAAGTGTTCTGTAGCTCTCTATTTACAAATTTTTTACTTAAAAAACATAAGTACTCAAAATTCCTCTTTTAAACTGATGATATAGACTTATACTCAGGAGGATGTTTTATGTTATCTATTAATAAATTCGCAAAATTTGCAATTGCTAACCTTATGATTGTTTCAACCGTTTTTAGTACTATCACACCTGCAATTGCACAATCCGAAAAAGAATCAAAAGATGATAGTTTTGCAGTTGGTAATACAAAAAATCCTAAAAATGTAATCTTTTTAGTTGGAGATGGTATGGGACCGTCATTTAACACTGCTTATCGATATTATAAAAACGATCCACATGCAAAAGAGATGAATACTACTGCCTTTGATGCATATTTAAAAGGTACAAATCGTACATATTCAAATGACCCTAAACAAAATATTACGGATTCTGCAGCCGGTGCAACTGCTTTTAGTTCCGGACATAAAACATATAATGGCGCTATTGGTGTTGACAGTAACAAACAAAAAGTTGAGACAGTACTTGAACGTGCGAAAGAAAAAGGTAAATCAACTGGACTAGTCTCAACTGCTGAAATTACGGATGCAACACCAGCTGCGTATGCTGCACATGTTACTTCTAGAGATGATAAAAATGAAATTGCCCAACAATTTTATAAAGATAAAATCAATGGAAAGCATAAAGTTGATGTGTTATTAGGTGGCGGTGCTAAATACTTTGGTAAATCTAATGGCAACTTAGATAAAAAATTTAAAAAAGATGGCTACGACCTTGTCAGAAACAGCAAGGAATTATCGAAATCTAAAAGTAAAAAAGTTCTTGGATTATTTGCCGATAAAAATATGCCACTTGCAATAGATGCGTCTAAAAAAGAGCCTTCACTAGCTGATATGCAACAAAGTGCACTTAGTAAATTAGAACATAATAAAAAAGGATTCTTTTTAATGGTCGAAGGTGCTTCTATAGATAAATCAGCACATGTCAACGATATTACCGGCGTTATGTCTGAAATGGAAGGTTTTGAAAAAACTTTTGATGATGCCATCCAATATGCTAAAAAACATAAAGATACACTTGTCGTTGCTACAGCAGATCATTCAACTGGCGGCTTAACAATAGGTAAAGACAAAGGTTATGAATGGAATCCTCAAGCAATTAAGTCAATGAAACACTCAGGTTCATATATGACCGAACAAATGGTTAAAGGTGAAGACCCTGAGAAAGTAATAAACGATGGTTATGGATCTACTCTTTCAAATGATGACATGAAGCAAATAAAAAAAGAGAATAAAAAACTACAAAAATTGCTTAAAAAAGGAAAAGATGAAAAATCTGAAGAAGTTGAAAAACAAACAAAAACACTACAACACGCCATTCAGAAAGAAATCAATGACAAGTCTTACACAGGATGGACTTCCGATGGGCATACTGGTGAAGATGTAAATACTTATGCTTATGGACCTAAGTCAGATGCTTTTAGTGGTAATATCGAAAATACAGAAAGCGCTAAAATAATATTTGATACCTTCAAATAAAGAGTAAAAAATTCCCGATCAGAACTATATAGTGATCGGGAATTTTTTATGGTTAATTTTAGTACTCAATGTTAGGTGCTTGGTTAACACGTTCTTGGTATTTTTTAAATGCATAGTATAAACCGCCAACTAATGTTAAGATAACTGCTAATTTTTTCATCATTCAAACTCCTTTCTGAGATGTGTTA harbors:
- a CDS encoding SDR family oxidoreductase, which translates into the protein MTRILIIGASGQISQEAIDLYLQNTDFDLTLLARNKAKLPEYDSNRVTIIEGDATDKNTVANALDNVDTVFVSSTGETLGAQAKTVIESMDDNGTKRLIFVTSLNTLHEVPCKFGEWNDENIGPYLAPFREATEAIESSDLDYTIFRPAWLTNYDEIDYEVTQRDEPFKGTEVSRKSVADLAVKISQDPKLHSKENIGLNKPNTDGDKPSWM
- a CDS encoding alkaline phosphatase; the protein is MLSINKFAKFAIANLMIVSTVFSTITPAIAQSEKESKDDSFAVGNTKNPKNVIFLVGDGMGPSFNTAYRYYKNDPHAKEMNTTAFDAYLKGTNRTYSNDPKQNITDSAAGATAFSSGHKTYNGAIGVDSNKQKVETVLERAKEKGKSTGLVSTAEITDATPAAYAAHVTSRDDKNEIAQQFYKDKINGKHKVDVLLGGGAKYFGKSNGNLDKKFKKDGYDLVRNSKELSKSKSKKVLGLFADKNMPLAIDASKKEPSLADMQQSALSKLEHNKKGFFLMVEGASIDKSAHVNDITGVMSEMEGFEKTFDDAIQYAKKHKDTLVVATADHSTGGLTIGKDKGYEWNPQAIKSMKHSGSYMTEQMVKGEDPEKVINDGYGSTLSNDDMKQIKKENKKLQKLLKKGKDEKSEEVEKQTKTLQHAIQKEINDKSYTGWTSDGHTGEDVNTYAYGPKSDAFSGNIENTESAKIIFDTFK
- a CDS encoding SE2200 family small protein, which codes for MKKLAVILTLVGGLYYAFKKYQERVNQAPNIEY
- a CDS encoding alpha/beta hydrolase, which encodes MTVKTEKVTFTSNNTTVVGILRIPESNQSNLPAIVSVHPVSGSKEQTAGLYAEKLANEGFVTLAYDASHQGESVSAPEYVENPYYRVEDVRAAVDYLTTLDIVDNERIGALGICEGGGYATSATLSDRRIKALGTVVGVNFGRFSRESDVTPDAAIRDLEKIAELRTAEANGSEPYVTQYIPNSPEELAQTGIDEIDVKEAVDYYRTPRGQSENSPNKWRYSGSAALYTFDAFFPAEKLLTQPVQIIAGDVPGAFGSYRDAYDLYNRARSTEKDLHIVKGATHYDLYDQPEQVNEALSKLVPFYNQYL
- a CDS encoding SDR family NAD(P)-dependent oxidoreductase, translating into MAYTLITGASSGIGYAAALKFAEKQHDLILVARNEDKLNDLKEKIKAQYNVDVVVKPFDLSQVDMIEAFYQTIREKYDLSTLVNNAGFGDYGPVSELELPKTQQMLHLNVEALTILSMLFVKDYEYTEGTQIINVSSVGGYLIVPENTTYVATKFYVSAFTEGLAHQLKQRDAKLQAKILAPANTESKFAQVALDANDFDMSQIEKYHTADEMAEFMTQLYDSSKVLGIVNFDTFEFELRDPHYPSQSLG
- a CDS encoding dihydrofolate reductase family protein → MTQPKIIVHMTQSINGNITGPYHEAAGNGLLKAYESTNQQFESNALILGRKTIEEAFANNEMPTLPANPEKYSRKEDFVADTELTHFVISIDPSGKAAWTQNYIQYNDRPEMHVIEVISEQVSDAYLEHLRNLGISYVFGGENSELDLKLVVSKLNSLFNLETMTLSGGGGINWSFFQQDLVDEVSVVIAPVVDDHYNRPNMFDNNNPNRSHVPEAFTIKQLEQLEDDVIWIHYTR